Below is a genomic region from Methanosphaera sp. ISO3-F5.
TCTGATGTTACAGGATTAAATACTGGAAAAATAGGATTATACCTTGGTTCTAGTGTTCTTAAAAGTGGTCTTGTGAAGGATGGTGTTGTCTGCGTTAATTATACTTTACCGGCATATGTTACTGGCACTGTTACTTTAACCTCCAAGTATTTTGATTCATCAAATACTTCTTTGGCTAAGGCTAAATTAACTTTTAACAGTGATATAGTTGGAAAAAAATATTCCAATACTACAAAAGTTAAGGGTTTTGAATCAGTACTGGTAGATAATGTTGTTGCTAAAAAGGATGATGTTGTAACATTCACTGCACATGTAACAGATGATAATGGAAAAGCTGTTGACAATGGTAAAGTTGTCTTTAAACTTAATGGCAATACATTAAAACGTAATGGCACACCACTCAAGGTAAATGTTGTGGATGGTGTAGCTAAACTCAAATTCACAATTCCAAATTACAGTGCAAAAACATACAAGTTAACAGCAGTATTCGGTAATGACACAACCCGTATAGAAGATCATGCAACTTTAACAATTCAGAAACTAGCTACAAAAATCAGTGAACTAAAATTTAGTCAAAACGGTGAAACAGGAAGACTAGTAGCAAGAATAGTTGATGAAAATGGGGACATTGTGGAAAGAGACACAAAAATTTCCGTTAAAGTCGATGGAAAAACAATAATCAGACAGGTTAAAGTTAGTAATGGACTATTAAACAAGACTTTTGACTTATCCAGCTATAAAAATGGAAATCACACTATTCAAATTATCGCAGGAGAAAACGGATTATATAAATCCTCACGAATAACTCGAACATTCAATTTTGTTCGCCCAGAAATAGTTCAATCACCTATTCATTTAACTAACATTAGTATAGATAATATTGGAGATAAAGTGTTCGTCATGGCAGAAATTGTTGATGAGAACGACTCTAGTATTGTTGATGATTTTAAGGTGTCTGTAAAAATAGGTGGAAACACACTGGTTAATAAGGCTGTTGCTAGTGATGGTTTTATTATTGAGAAGGTGGATGTTTCAGATTATGATGAAGGTTCTTATAGTTTTGTTCTGATTGTTGGAGAAACTAAGTTTTATAAGTCCGTTCGTTATACTACTACAATTCAAATTTCCTAATTTTACTTTTTTTTTAGTAGTAACTATTTTTGTAAAAAATTTATTTTGTTTTAAAGAATATTTTTTCTTAGCTGTATTGTTACTTTACATGGTATGAATATTAGTCTTCTTTTTCTATTCTTTCTTATAAGGGGCGTATTAAACATCACTTACAAATTACATTGTTAACATTGTGGAGGAAGAATTTAAATTCTTGACAATACACATAGAGAATAAGGGGGTAGATTCAACAGAAGAGCTATTAAGGAACATAATAATTAAAATACTTGAAGAAGCAAAAAATGAATCAATATCCCCTAGATTCAACAATTAATAAAGGATAATATTTCTATTTTTAAGCTATTTGTTTAAATTTAGTTCTTTTATGAAGGTTAGGCGTATTTTTGTGGTGTGTTTTCTAAAAATGATGGAATATTTATGCTAAGTTTCAGTTGTAAATATTTTTTTTGGTAATAAAGTTATTGTTTTAAAAAAAGTTATATGTTATCAAAAAGAAAATATTTTTTTCTCAGTTTATTAGTCTTTAGGTTTTCTATTTTCTTTTTGCATGTTTATATTATGTTTTTTAATAAGGAGTGGTTTTGAGTTATTGACTACTATAGAATATTTTTTTTATAATAGGTGATTTAATTATTCTTTTTTTTTAACTATTTTTATTATTCACGTGTTTAATAGTTTGAGTGATTTGTAGTCATTTATATTTTAACTCGGCTTTTGTTTGACTAATTGTTTTAGGTGTATAGGATATAATTTTTTTTTAGGATAACCTAAATTTCTTAGTCAATTAAATGTTGTACTCCAAAGTATATAAATGTTTTGGTAAACCTAAAAATTCATGTGTTATATCATACACATCATGAATCATCTCATAGTTTTCCTAGCAATATCCTTAACAATTTGAATATCAGTTATACTTCTCCTTTTCTATAATCAGGATTCAATCTCCTTCTTTCTATAAGATATTCTCTGGTTGATCCGAAAAACAGAATAGTATCTGCTAGCAGATGAACGTAAATATTCTTCATGTTCTTTTTGACTTAAGTAGCAACATTAAAATTTCTCATAGTCAAATTTAATCATTGATAATTCGCCCATATTATGAAGTTATCAAAAACATTATATTGTTTTATCAAGGGACGTAATTTATTATGTAGTTTTTCCAAATTATTCAGATCATTTTTTGTATCCTTATTCTTTGGTATAACTGGTGCTAATGTTATTTGTTCATAATTGTCTATTTCGGGATCTGGTGATAATTCTAAAGTCAGTTCATTATCTGGATACACTTCTTTGATTGAGGGCACTATTTCTATTAGGAAATCTATGAATTTTGTATTTCTGTAAATGAAATCTAATAGTTCTTCTGGATTTACTAGTGTGTAATTTTTGTTTAATTGTTTTTCGAAGTTTTCAGTATATTCATTAATTGTTTTGTTTTTATTTCGTTTTCATTGTTTAATATATGTTGGATTATGTTAGCTTTTGTTGTTGTTTGACTTACCATTTTTTATCATTCATTCAATATCCCCTATTATATTTTATATATTATTATAGATTGTTTAGAATTTTATGAATTTATGGTAATTATGTACAACATTATTAATAGTTTCCTAGCAGGTAATATACCAGTTGTTCGGCTGTACGTCCGGATGGGGAACCATGGTTCATAAGCCACTTATTAGCTTCCCTTTCTAACTCTTCATCACTAAGGGTAATCTCAGGGTACCTTCGTGCAATAGTTTTAACAATATTAAAATACTCCTTAATGGTAGGCTTATAATAGCCAATACTCATACCAAAACGGTCAACCAATGACAACTTCTCACGAATGGTATCTGAATGATATAATTCCTCACTGGATGAAGAATTAACTCTCTCGTTCCATGTTTCCTTAATAAGGTGTCTGCGATTACTGGTAGCATATATTAAAACATTATCTGGATTAGTTTCAAGACCACCCTCTATTAAGGCCTTAAGATACTTGTATTCACTCTCGGACTCCTCAAATGACAAATCATCCATGTATATTATGAACTTATAGTTACGATTCTTAATTTCCTTAATAATCTTTGGCAAATACTTGGTTTCATGCTTATAAACTTCTATCATCCTCAAACCCTGCGGATAATACTGGTTTAAAATAGCCTTAATGCTGGTTGACTTACCGGTACCTGCATCACCATACAATAACACATTATTAGCCTTTTTTCCCTTAACAAAACTTTCAGTATTATGAATCAGCTTCTTTTTCTGATGTTCATATCCTACCAGGTCATCAAGCACCACATCATCAAGTGATGTTATAGGTATGAGAAAGTCCTGTTTTTCATCATGAGATAATTGGAATGCCCTGTTTAATCCATATTTGCCGACACCATACTTCTTATAGAAAGTGGTGATAATGTCAAACATTTCATCCACATTTGTCACGCCTTCAATCGCCCTGCTTAATTCCTGGACTTTTAGGCTAACATCCTTGTTATATAACTGTTCCTTTTTAACTACGGCAGTATAGTTGGTTATGATACTGAAACAGTCTATGTCTAACAGGTTTTCTATTTCACTAAAATCGTAGTTGAAGAGTTCCAGGAATATTTCAAGGTCATGCTTAACAAGCTGGTTTACGCTTCCATTGTTCTGTCCAACTTTTTCACTTATTAGTGTGAATGGATTTTCTGTTGTTGCAATCAGGTATGCAAGGTAGTTGTGCCATAGGTTGTTGTTAAAACCGTATTTTGTGGCTAAGTTAAGTAGATGATTAATCTGGGTGTATATGTCATCTATCAGTTCGTCCTTGTTGGGGTTGTCGTTTTCAAATTTATTGAATAATCTTGATATTTCAGTAAATATTGGTTCGTTTATGTTTTTATAAACTATCAGTCTCGATATTAAATTATGCATTTTTTATCACTTTATAATTATTTTTTTTTATTAATTTTTCACAAAAAAAAGAGTAAGTAGTATGATTGGGTGTTTATTCGAATTCTATAGTACTTGGAGGCTTATTGCTCAGTGATAATGATACGTGTGTTATCTCGGGAACGTTTGCAGTAATTTCCTGTGATACTTTATGTAAAAATGGCCATGGAATATCCGGCACATTTGCTGTCATTGCATCGAATGACTGAACCATACGTATAACTACAAGGTATCCGAAGTCACGCTGATCTCCTTTTACTCCGGTTACTTTACTATCTGTTAACACTACAAAGTATTGCCATAAATCCTTATGTAATCCTTCCTCTTCCACGTGCTTGTTAAGGATAGCATTTGCTTCTCTGCATATTTCCAGTTTTTCCTTGGTAATGTCACCCAGTACTCTTACTGCAAGTCCTGGTCCTGGGAATGGTTGTCTGTGGACGATAGAGTCTGGTAATCCTAGTTCTGTTCCTACTTCTCTTACTTCATCCTTATATAATTCGCGTAGTGGCTCGATTATTTCAAGCACTAATCCGTCAGGCAGGGTTAGGTTGTGGTGGGATTTAATGTTTCCTTCACTTTCTATCCAGTCCGGTGCAATAGTTCCCTGTAATAAGTATTTAGCTCCTGACTTTTTAGCTTCTCTTTCAAACACTTCAATAAACTTATGTCCAATAATTTCCCTTTTCTTCTCAGGATCTGTTACTCCGGCGAGTGCTGCTATGAATTCATCCTCAGCGTTCACTAGTTTGAAGTTGATTTTGTCTTTGAACGTGTTTTCCACTTCTTCTGCTTCACCTTTTCTTAGCAGGCCATGGTCTACGAAGATTGCTTCCAGTTGGTGGCCTATTGCCTCGGATGCTAGAGCGGTTGCTACGGAACTGTCTACTCCTCCGGATAATGCAATTATCACTTTTTCGTCTTGTACTTCATTCTTTATGTTTTCTATTGATTCTTCTAT
It encodes:
- a CDS encoding ATP-binding protein; the protein is MHNLISRLIVYKNINEPIFTEISRLFNKFENDNPNKDELIDDIYTQINHLLNLATKYGFNNNLWHNYLAYLIATTENPFTLISEKVGQNNGSVNQLVKHDLEIFLELFNYDFSEIENLLDIDCFSIITNYTAVVKKEQLYNKDVSLKVQELSRAIEGVTNVDEMFDIITTFYKKYGVGKYGLNRAFQLSHDEKQDFLIPITSLDDVVLDDLVGYEHQKKKLIHNTESFVKGKKANNVLLYGDAGTGKSTSIKAILNQYYPQGLRMIEVYKHETKYLPKIIKEIKNRNYKFIIYMDDLSFEESESEYKYLKALIEGGLETNPDNVLIYATSNRRHLIKETWNERVNSSSSEELYHSDTIREKLSLVDRFGMSIGYYKPTIKEYFNIVKTIARRYPEITLSDEELEREANKWLMNHGSPSGRTAEQLVYYLLGNY
- the guaA gene encoding glutamine-hydrolyzing GMP synthase, which encodes MMDTKQFIEESIENIKNEVQDEKVIIALSGGVDSSVATALASEAIGHQLEAIFVDHGLLRKGEAEEVENTFKDKINFKLVNAEDEFIAALAGVTDPEKKREIIGHKFIEVFEREAKKSGAKYLLQGTIAPDWIESEGNIKSHHNLTLPDGLVLEIIEPLRELYKDEVREVGTELGLPDSIVHRQPFPGPGLAVRVLGDITKEKLEICREANAILNKHVEEEGLHKDLWQYFVVLTDSKVTGVKGDQRDFGYLVVIRMVQSFDAMTANVPDIPWPFLHKVSQEITANVPEITHVSLSLSNKPPSTIEFE